AACTCGCGCAGGTCGCGTTTGGAGGGGATGTTGACGAAGTCCAACACCGTCTCGACGTTGCGATCGAAGCGCCCTTTATTATCCATCAGACGCTCGCCCGCGCTGGCCAGAGCCTGGCGCAAGGCGTCGCTGGCCATTACTTCGCCGAAGAAGCTGCTCAGCCCTTCTTCGCTCATTCGGCGCAACATTTCCACCAGCTTTTCGGCTTCCCGGCGTGCCATAACTGGCGTAACCATATAGCATAACTACCATGAAAGCGATCCAGACCTGGGCCACTATGGCAGGCTTGGCTTCAGGCTTTGCCCTGATGGGCCACAAGGAGCCACCGCTGGATCTGCTTATTACCTCGCTCGCGATCAATCTAACACTGGCGCCGCTGACCGCGATCGTGGCCAGTCGGCGTAGCCGTTCCGCCACCACCTGGGTGTTGCTCGGTTTGGTGTTCGGGGTGTGGGCTCTGGCTGCCAGCCTGTTGCTGGCGAGCTGGCGCAAGGCCCCGCGCGCACCTTCCGGGCCCGACCAATGTCAACCGCCGCGCGCGGCTTGAACGCGCCGATTTGTCCGCCATGGAGGAGCTGTGATGGCGCAAGCCAAGACCCAATTCGCAATTTTTCTGATCCAGACCGGCCGCTCCTTCGAAGCGATGCTGGAGGCGGCGCGAGCCAGCGAGCAGCTCGGCTACCATTCGTTATGGGTGGCCGACCATATGTGGAACCTGGCCAATCCCAATAGCGACTACCTGGAGTGCCTGTCCCTGATGACGGGCCTGTTAGCCAAGACCGAACGGGTGCGAATCGGCGCCCTGGTCATCTGCAGCCTGTATCGCAATCCAGCGCTGTTGGCCAAAGCCTTGGCTAGCCTGGACCATGTTGGCCGGGGCCGGCTGGAAATTGGTCTGGGAGCGGGTTGGATGCGTCCAGAGTTCATCGCCTACGGCTACGACTTTCCACCGATCGGGGTACGGCTCAAGCGACTGGAAGACACCTTGCGCATCGTCAAGGCGTTGTTCAGCGAAGAACCCGCCGCCACGGTGGCGGGGCATTTCCATCGCGTGACCGAGGCCTACAACTTCCCCAAACCGATTCAAAAACCCCATCCCCCGATTACCATCGGCGGCAACGGCAAGCGGGTGATGCTGCGAATCGTGGCGCAGTATGCCGATCGCTGGAATATTACCGCCGGTTACGACAATCTCGACGAACTGATCGCCATCCTCAAGCAGCATTGCCAGAGCGTGGGCCGCGATTTCGGCTCGTTGCAGCTCTCCGAGCAACTGCTGGTGTGCATCGGACGCGATCAGGCTGAAGTGGCCCAGCGCTGGCAGAGCGCTGCGCGCCTGCGACCGTTTTCGCTGACTGGGATCAAGGGCACGCCAACCGAGATCGTCGCCGCCCTGCGGGCTCGAATCGCCAAAGGAATTAGCATGTTCACGGTGATCCCGGCCGAACCCGTGGCCGATACCATGAAGCTGTTCGCGGAACAGGTAATGCCCGAATTCAAATAGCCGGGCGGACGATCAATTCAGGAGAACCAGTGCAGTGGCAGTACAACAACGACCAATCGAGTTCGGCCTGTTCCTCCATCAGATCGGTTACAGCGTGGACCAGGCCCTGGCCAAGGTGCAGGCGGCGGAGCGACTGGGCTACCATTCGGTCTGGTTCGCCGATCACTTTTGGGGTAGTGCGGATCCCAAGGCAGACCACCTGGAATGCCTGACTCTGATGACGGCGGCGGCGGTTCACAGCCAGCGGCTGCGGATCGGATCGCTGGTCATCTGCAATGGTTTTCGCAACCCCGCGCTGTTGGCCAAGACTTTGACTAGCATGGATCACATCAGCGGGGGCCGCATAGAAATCGGCCTGGGAATAGGCTGGAAGAAGGAGGAGTTCCTGGCCTATGGCTACGAGTATCCCGATAACCCCGTCCGCTTGCGCCAACTGGAGGATTCCCTGCGCATCATGCAGGCGCTGTTTCATCAGCCCAAAGCCACCGTGGAAGGCCGCTACTTCCGCATCGACGAGGCGCTCAACTTTCCCAAGCCCCTCCAGCAGCCCCATCCGCCGATCACTCTGGGCGGCGCGGGCAAGCAGGTAATGCTCAAGCTGGTGGCCAAGTATGCCGACAACTGGAACATCCCCGGCGGCCACGGCGACCTCGATGATCTGATCGCCACTTTGCGCGGCCATTGCCAAGCCGTGGGACGCGATTTCGCCTCGCTGGGAATCGCCGAGACCGTGCTGGTAGCGCTGGGCGAAAGCGAACGCCAGGCTCGCGACAAGTGGCTGGCGGTGCAGAAAGACCCCTTCGCACCCAACGCCATCAAGGGCACGGCGGAGCAGGTGATTGCGGCCTTCAAGGCTCGTATCGCTAAGGGAATCAATCGCTTTGTGATCAAATTCGCCGACGGCATGACTCCGCCGGTGTTTGAGGATTTCGCTCGCGCCGTGATGCCCGCCTTGCGCTAAGCTGGAATGCTTCCTGAGCAAATTTCACGGCGCTGGGATTGTCAGGCGGCAAAACCAAACCGCTCATCTTTGTGGACGGCGAGCAGAGCGATCTTGTGGGCTCGCGCAGCTTGGCGAGCCTGGGCAGCAGTACGCCAATTTGGTACATCTCACGACGGCGGCTCGATTGGAGCGGGCTGGGGTGAGGTGTAGACAACTCTGATGGAGCACTTGCTGTTTTATCCGTTGTGGGGCCAGATTCTGCTGGTTCTCCTGATTTTTTGCTTACCCAGCGTGCTTGGCTTATACCTGGTGCGCCGATTGGTCCCACTGGAGCGGCTTGAAGAAAATCACGAAGTCGCTGGTTTCACGTTCGGCGTCTTGGGTGCGTTTTACGGCTTGTTGCTCGCTTTTGTGATCGTCGCCGCCTGGGAACGCTTTGATCTGGCCAGTCAGGAGACTCAGAAAGAAGCGGTTTCACTGGCCGAATTGTATCGCCTGACCACCGAGCTGCGCGATCCGGCGCGGGCCGAAATCCATCGTGACATCCGCCAGTATATCGCCAACCTGGAAGATTACGATTGGCCGGCAATGGCCCATTCGCGTTATGAATTTTCCCAAGCGCGCGCCAATTCGTTGCCCATCTGGCACCTCATTTCCAGCTACAAGGCCACCAACGAGCGCGAGAGTCTAGTGTTGGACAAAAGCCTGGATCAACTCGACCAGATCACTGATTCCGGCGCCGATCGAGACCTGTTCTATGCCGAGAGCCTACCCACCATGGTCTGGCTGATCATCTACCTGGGCGGCATCATCGTGATCGCTTTCAGCTATTTTTTTGGCCTAAAGGCTTTCAAGTCGCAAGCTTTAATGGTGGCGATCTTTTCCGGGCTGCTCGGGCTGACCATCCTGGCGGTGCTGGAACTGGCCCACCCCTATCAAGGGCGCCAGACGGTTTCCATCATCCCGATGCGACACGCCCTGCTTCAGATCGATGCGATCGACGCCCAACAGGACGGCGCTAACCACTCGACCCAAAGTCAGGCTCAGCCGCAGCTCTCCAGCCCTCCCAGTTGATCGCCTAAAATAGGGTACGGCCGAAGATCGGATACAGTTCGTCCAACGCGATATCGATCAGCCCCATGAAAATCACATGGTTGAATGGGACGCTGGCTTGGTTGAGCGCGAACATGCTGGCGAAGCTGTATTGGAAGGCCCCCTGTGAGTAGGCGATGCCGGGCAGGAGCGTAAATTGCGGGGCCACTCCGACGCTGCCGTTGAATTCACCTGCGTAACTGAATTCTGCAAATGGCGTCAGCGCGCTCAACCATTGCGGCACGCCCGCCATGCCACGGACGAAGTCGTGCAGGTAGGAAAGCTGGTAGGACAGGTCGGCATCGCTATACACGATGTTAGCGGTGGCGCCAGAGGTCTTGGTCAGCGTGCCGCCATCGGCCTGCAGCGCGAAAGGGCGCAGGAAGCGCAGCCAACCGCGATCGGGAAGGTCTCCCATCCCCTTGGCTAGCATTAAGACTGGACCAACATAATTGTGGGTGTTGGCGCCCGCCTCGTAATTACCCGCGGCGATGATCGCGTCCACTCCAATCGCCAAACGCAATTCATGCCGGTCCGAGGCGTAAAAGGCCCATTTGCCAAGAAATTCGGGATTGCCGAATCCCGCGGCGAGTTCCTGCGGGTTGCCAATAGCGGCTTTCTTCTTGGTCTCCGACCTTTTGCGCGTGCGGGTGATTTTGCGATGTGAACGGCGGCCAATCGGGGTCGGCGTGCATCCGGTGGTGTGGGGGTTATCACAGGTCGGGTATACGTAATTGAACGCAGCGTCGATGCTCAGGTTGGCGCTGAACTGTTTCTCCATGTCAGCTTCCAAGCTGAAGGCATGCAGTTGGGCGTCGGCGTAGGCCATGGGGGTGATGTCCAGCTCGTTGCTGGGATTGGGATCCTGGGTAATTATCGGATCGATGAAATTTCGATTACCGACCTGAGCAAAGGCTGAATCGGCCCAAGCTAACATCGAGGCCAAAAAGCCACAGAACAGGATGCTGCGCCACGATAATTGCATATGCGAGCTTTAAATTGTCTATTAAAAGTGGGAAAAGCAACTCTCGCTGCTCGGGCGAAGCGGCGAAACTTGCTTTAGGGGGTGGGAATCAAGATTAGGTTTACTTCAGACCGGAGAGCGCACTAGCCTCCATCGCCGATAAAACTCACCTCCGGCGAAGCACAAGATGATCAGTCCGACGGCCAGCATGAAACGGGGCGAAGTGGGATGCCATAGCTCGTTGCCCAAAAAGGCAAACAGCACGGTGCCGGGAATCATCCCAATGACGCTGGCCCAGAAGTAATCGCGAAAGCGGATAGGCGAAGCACCGGCGAGCAGATTCAGGGCATTGTAGGGGATAACGGGGAAAATCCGCAGGTAAAAGATAATTTGAAAGCCGTTGCGGGCGATCCGTTCCAAGGCACCCTGAAAGCGCTGGCCAACTACTCGGCTAACGAAATCTTTGCCCAAAAAACGGCCGGCACCAAACGCCACCAGCGCCCCAACGTCCGCGCCGGCGACCGCGAACAACGCGCCCTTGATTGTGCCGAAAGCCAACCCCGCCGCCACCGTCATTACCGCTCCCGGAACCAGCAGCGAGGGACCAAAAGCATACAGCAACATGAATCCGACCGGACCCCAGGCACCCCAACCCACGATCTCAGTGCGAATTCGGCGGGGATCGCGAAACCACTCCTGATGCGCCACCAGCAAATAGGTGATTGCAGCTACAATGGCCGCAACCAACAGGATCTTTACTACGGCAAGCAACCGTTGATTCATGAATGCACGCGTTTTGCGGCACACCACCGCACCTACGGGCGGCGAGCCGGCTTTCCCCGCACCCGAAATTATAACCCCCTAGGATTGGGGTCGGACGAGGTGGAAGCAAGAGCTTGCTGTCGGCAACCTCAGCCAGTCGCCAAATCAGCCTGGCGTCAGCTCAGTCAGCGCTCGGCGGCACGGGTGGTTTTTTATCAAGCGCGACGCCATCACTTTATGCGAGGTGCGCTTTCAGCACCGCCTCGACTGCCTCCAAAACCAGGTTTTCAACATTTTTGTTAGTGGCGTAGGCCGCCCCGCCCGCGCCAGCCATACGGGGCATGGCGCCCCGTCCCACCAACCGTAAGCGCAACCATCAGCGAGCGCGCAGCTTATCGGGCAGTAGGGCCAAGCGTGCGGCGGCCTGGCGCAGCGTCTCTTCGCTCTTGGAAAAGGTAAAGCGCAGGAGATGGCGCCCGAGCTCGGGCCTGCTGAAGAAGCTGCTGCCCGGTACCGCCGCGATCCCGGCGCTCTCCAGCAGAAAGTTGGCGGCCGCAACGTCATCGGCAAAGCCCATCCCATCCACTTCCGCCATGATGTAATAGGCGCCCCGCGGCTGGCGGCAGCGAAACCCTGCGGCGCTGAGAGCCTCAAACAGGGCCGCGCGTTTGAGCGCATAAGAGCCGCGCAAGTCGGCGTAAAACGACTCCGGCAAGCCCATCGCCAGCGCACCCGCCTCCTGCAAGGGATGAGGCGCACAAACAGTAAGAAAATCGTGGACTTGGCGGATAGCGCCGGTGAGCCGAGGCGCGGCCAGCGCGTAGGCCAGCCGCCAGCCGGTAATTGAATAGGTCTTGGAGAGGCCGCTAATCGTAATCGTGCGGTCGGCCATCCCGGGCAAACTGCCCAGCGAGATGTGCCGCGCATCGTCGTAGGTTATGTATTCGTAGATTTCATCGGTTATCGCTAAGGTATCAAAGTGCTGGCACAGTTCGGCAATCAATTCCAGCTCGTCAAATGAGAAAACCTTGCCGCTGGGATTGTGCGGGGTATTAACGATAATCGCCTTGGTGCGAGCGGAAAAGGCCGCACGCAACTCCTGCGGATCGATGGCGAAGTCGGGCTCGCGCAAGGTCACATAGCGTGGCGTGGCACCAGCGATCAGGATATCGGGGCCGTAATTTTCGTAATACGGCTCGAACACCACTACTTCGTCGCCCGGATTGATCACCGCCAGCAAGGTGGCGATCATTGCTTCGGTCGAGCCGCAAGTCACCGTGATTTCGCGCTCCGGGTCATGCACGATACGGTTGAAGGCGGCAGCCTTGGCGGCGATCGCCTGGCGCAGTCTGGCCGTGCCGTAGGTGACCGCATACTGGTTATAATCCTCCTCGATTGCCCGTTTGGCTGCCTCCTTGAGCATCGTCGGGGCGGGAAAATCGGGAAAGCCCTGGGCCAGGTTGACGGCGCCCAGGGCCACTGCGCGGCGGGTCATGGTGCGAATTACGGATTGAGTGAAATGCTTGGTTTTGACGGCGATCTGAGTCGGCATTAGCGCGCGCTTGGCTCCCCTGAGAATTCGAGCAAAGCTTAGCAAGCGCCGATGTCGCAGTCGCCAACGCCCGCGTCGCTTAAAACTGGATTATCGGGCACGGCGCGGCAGTGCGGCTTGAAAATGGCCAACGGCAGCGCGGATGAGCCGTTGATGGAGCGGCAACTGAAAATCCTCGAAGCAGGCGCGCGGCAGCCGGGGCACGAAGTGTTCCAACCCAATGGTCAAGCACATCCGGCTCCATGGCCAGCGTGCAGTCCACCACTGATGTTGAGCGTGCTCGGTCACGATAGCTCCAGGCGCAGCACTCCTTCGCTATCGTAACGCCGAATCCAATCTCTCGCAGGGCAATTTGAGCGCAAGAACCGGAGTGCAGAGTATGCCGCACCGATCTAGATTACGGACCTGAAGGCGGCCCTCTGACAAAAGGACGTGGTGAATGGCGACATCGATGATATCCGCTCAATCCGAGGCGAGTGAGGCTGTAAGCAACGGTGATACAGAACGCTGGCAGGCAGTGGTCACTCGCGACCGTGAAAGCGACGGCCGATTTTTCTACGCCGTGCGCAGTACCGGAATTTACTGCCGCCCTTCTTGTCCGGCCCGCCGCCCGCGCCGGCCGCAGGTGGAGTTCTATGCCACTTGCGAGCAGGCCGAGCACGCCGGGTATCGGCCATGCAAACGCTGCCAGCCGCGCCATCGCGCTTTGAGCCAGCGCTGGAGCGAGATTATCGATGCGGCCTGCCGCACGATTGAGCGCTCGCCCACTCTCCCCTCGCTAGGCGAGTTGGCGGCTGATTCGGGACTCAGCCCGGCCTATTTCCATCGCTTGTTTCGCGCCGCCACTGGCGTGACGCCCAAAGCTTACGGCGAGGGCTGCCGCTCCCAGCGACTGGCGCTAGCATTGCAAGCTGGCGCCTCGGTGACCGACGCTATCTACGCCGCCGGCTTTAATTCCAGCGCTCGCTTCTATGCCGGCAGCAAGCAGCGGCTGGGGATGACGCCGCGGGTGATGCGCGCGGGCGCCGAGGGCGAGCTGATTGAGTTCGCGCTGGGACGATGCTGGCTT
This window of the Candidatus Binataceae bacterium genome carries:
- a CDS encoding aminotransferase class I/II-fold pyridoxal phosphate-dependent enzyme, coding for MPTQIAVKTKHFTQSVIRTMTRRAVALGAVNLAQGFPDFPAPTMLKEAAKRAIEEDYNQYAVTYGTARLRQAIAAKAAAFNRIVHDPEREITVTCGSTEAMIATLLAVINPGDEVVVFEPYYENYGPDILIAGATPRYVTLREPDFAIDPQELRAAFSARTKAIIVNTPHNPSGKVFSFDELELIAELCQHFDTLAITDEIYEYITYDDARHISLGSLPGMADRTITISGLSKTYSITGWRLAYALAAPRLTGAIRQVHDFLTVCAPHPLQEAGALAMGLPESFYADLRGSYALKRAALFEALSAAGFRCRQPRGAYYIMAEVDGMGFADDVAAANFLLESAGIAAVPGSSFFSRPELGRHLLRFTFSKSEETLRQAAARLALLPDKLRAR
- a CDS encoding TVP38/TMEM64 family protein, translated to MNQRLLAVVKILLVAAIVAAITYLLVAHQEWFRDPRRIRTEIVGWGAWGPVGFMLLYAFGPSLLVPGAVMTVAAGLAFGTIKGALFAVAGADVGALVAFGAGRFLGKDFVSRVVGQRFQGALERIARNGFQIIFYLRIFPVIPYNALNLLAGASPIRFRDYFWASVIGMIPGTVLFAFLGNELWHPTSPRFMLAVGLIILCFAGGEFYRRWRLVRSPV
- a CDS encoding LLM class flavin-dependent oxidoreductase, with protein sequence MAVQQRPIEFGLFLHQIGYSVDQALAKVQAAERLGYHSVWFADHFWGSADPKADHLECLTLMTAAAVHSQRLRIGSLVICNGFRNPALLAKTLTSMDHISGGRIEIGLGIGWKKEEFLAYGYEYPDNPVRLRQLEDSLRIMQALFHQPKATVEGRYFRIDEALNFPKPLQQPHPPITLGGAGKQVMLKLVAKYADNWNIPGGHGDLDDLIATLRGHCQAVGRDFASLGIAETVLVALGESERQARDKWLAVQKDPFAPNAIKGTAEQVIAAFKARIAKGINRFVIKFADGMTPPVFEDFARAVMPALR
- a CDS encoding LLM class flavin-dependent oxidoreductase, which gives rise to MAQAKTQFAIFLIQTGRSFEAMLEAARASEQLGYHSLWVADHMWNLANPNSDYLECLSLMTGLLAKTERVRIGALVICSLYRNPALLAKALASLDHVGRGRLEIGLGAGWMRPEFIAYGYDFPPIGVRLKRLEDTLRIVKALFSEEPAATVAGHFHRVTEAYNFPKPIQKPHPPITIGGNGKRVMLRIVAQYADRWNITAGYDNLDELIAILKQHCQSVGRDFGSLQLSEQLLVCIGRDQAEVAQRWQSAARLRPFSLTGIKGTPTEIVAALRARIAKGISMFTVIPAEPVADTMKLFAEQVMPEFK
- the ada gene encoding bifunctional DNA-binding transcriptional regulator/O6-methylguanine-DNA methyltransferase Ada; translated protein: MATSMISAQSEASEAVSNGDTERWQAVVTRDRESDGRFFYAVRSTGIYCRPSCPARRPRRPQVEFYATCEQAEHAGYRPCKRCQPRHRALSQRWSEIIDAACRTIERSPTLPSLGELAADSGLSPAYFHRLFRAATGVTPKAYGEGCRSQRLALALQAGASVTDAIYAAGFNSSARFYAGSKQRLGMTPRVMRAGAEGELIEFALGRCWLGRVLVATTAQGLCAVALGNSSEELTHDLRRRFPKARIQPGGPRLRQQVDAVVRSIGQPSLELALPLDLRGTAFQQQVWRALRHVLPGTTASYGQIARQIGRPAAARAVARACAANPLAVIIPCHRIVQSDGQAGGYRWGPERKRDLLAAEGANRRASPRYANDPGK